CTGTTGAGGTGAATGGTTTGAAGCTACTTTCTGAATTCAATGTTCCTGGTGAGATTTTGTATAAAAACTCAAAATTTCCAGGTTCAAGAGTTAATTCTAGCTTACCATATTTGATGAAGGAATATTTCCTTAGTGTTGAAGCTAGTGAAACGGTTGTTAATTTTGTTCCCTCAAAAGGCTCATTTGGTTTCGTGAATGCCATAGAAATGATTCCAGAAGGCAATAAGATGTTCATTGACTCGGCGAGGAGAGTGGGCATAAGTGGTGGCTTTAGCTCTTTGAATTTAAACAAACGGGGGGTCGAAACCATGTATAGATTGAATGTTGGAGGTTCATCCATCAAACCTGCACAAGATTCCATTTTCTCGAGaacttgggaaactgattcaGGTTACATGATAAATTCAGATGCTGGATCAGAAATCCATAACAAATCATACATTACTTATGCTACTCCAAATGATACAATGGTGGCGCCTCTTCTTGTCTATGAAACAGCAAGAGCTTTGACAAATACAGAAGTATTGGAGAAGAGATTCAACATGTCATGGAAATTGGAGGTCGATCCAGATTTTGATTATCTAGTCCGCCTGCACTTCTGTGAGCTGCTGTATGATAAGCCTAATCAGAGGATTTTCAGAATATACATTGACAACAAAACCGCTGTAGAAAACTTTGACATTTTTGTTCGAGCTGGAggaacaaataaggcatatcaTGAGGACTACCTGGATTCAATTTCTTCTAAAACCAAGACTCTTTGGATACAATTAGGTCCCGATACAAGTACTGGTTCTGCTGGAACCGATGCTCTTTTGAGTGGTTTAGAGGTTTTCAAGCTAAGTCGGAATGGAAATCTTGCTTATGTACAGAAGTATAGTGAtccagaaataaaaaaaagttcAAGAAAGCTAATCCTTTGGGTTGGAATTGGAGCTGGTATTGCTTCTATTGTCATTCCTGCAGCTGTATGTATGCTGACCATCTGCTTCTGTAAGAAGAAGAGAGAAGAAAATGGTACCAAGAAGACCTCTACTGGCTGGCGGCCTTTGTTCCTCCATGGATCAATTTGGAACAGCACTGCCAATGCAAAAGGATCGATGAGTTGTCAGAGTCCAAATGGACAACTTGGCTCTGTCAGGTCCGGGAGGCGCTTTACGGTAACAGAGATTAGAGCAGCAACACATAATTTTGATGAAAGTTTGGTGATTGGAGTGGGAGGATTTGGTAAGGTGTACAAAGGAGAGATTGATGATGCGACCTTGGTTGCAATTAAGCGATCCAATCCACAATCTCAGCAGGGATTAGCAGAATTTGAGACAGAAATTGAGATGCTGTCAAAACTAAGGCACCGGCATCTTGTCCCTCTTATTGGATTCTGTGATGAGCAGAATGAAATGATTTTGGTGTACGAATATATGGCAAATGGAACTCTGAGGAATCATCTTTTTGGGAGCGATTTACCACCATTAAGTTGGAAACAACGATTGGAAGTGTGTATTGGTGCTGCCAGAGGATTGCACTACCTTCATACAGGATCGGAGAGGGGAATAATCCACAGGGATGTCAAGACAACCAACATTTTGTTAGATGGGAACTTTATCGCAAAAATGGCTGATTTTGGGCTTTCCAAAACTGGTCCTTCATTTGAGCACACACATGTGAGCACTGCAGTAAAGGGAAGCTTCGGCTATCTTGATCCCGAATATTTCAGGCGGCAACATTTGACTGAGAAATCTGATGTTTACTCGTTTGGTGTGGTCCTCTTTGAAGTTGTTTGTGCCCGAGCTGTTATTAATCCCGCATTACCGaaagatcaaataaatcttgcaGAATGCGCTTTGCGTTGCCAAAGAGAGGGATCACTTGAGAGCATTCTCGATGAACAACTCAAAGGAAAGTATTCTCCAGAATCATTGATGAGATTTGGAGAGATTGCCGAGAAATGTCTTGCAGATGAGGGGAAGAGCAGGCCGACAATGGGGGAAGTTCTGTGGCACTTGGAATATGTTTTACAGCTTCAAGATGCTTGGTTGCACAGCAATGCTGGAGAACACTCAGTTTCTAGCACTCATTATTTGAGGCCTTTTGATTATTCAAAATCTGAGGAAGCACGGGCAGAAGAAAATTCAGATACTGGCACTCCTACACAATAGGTCATAAGCTATATTTGGTATTGTAATTTCTGGAAttctttcttttcattttttcgTGTGCACCCAAATATAATAGAATTGTGGAAtctttgttcattatcaacATAGCATAAGTAGAGAAAGGAGGCGGAAATGAAAAAAGTAAAGTAGTTGTAGTATAGCTGCTGGCTTTCAAGTCTTAAATTTACTTTGTTTATTTTCATTTGCGAGGTTCGATTCTTTTATTCTCATCTCTTGGTGTTGTTTGGAAAGCTGTCATGTCGGTTTAAAAAGGTATTATCATGCCTATAACATATCAGCAAGTGAGCAACACTCAAGTATATGCTTTCTATTTGGTCTTTTCTACGCCTGTTTTTACTTTGAT
The Primulina tabacum isolate GXHZ01 chromosome 9, ASM2559414v2, whole genome shotgun sequence DNA segment above includes these coding regions:
- the LOC142555964 gene encoding putative receptor-like protein kinase At1g30570, with amino-acid sequence MMKVQGMRIWSILFLMIIFVFARTVESQIQSFLINCGSNSSVNVDGRRWIGDSVSGNNFTLIAPGIEASSTMFNGDPVYEPLYRTARIFTDRMNYSFQGTTGNYFFRLHFYSLIFEKYNASDSYFSVEVNGLKLLSEFNVPGEILYKNSKFPGSRVNSSLPYLMKEYFLSVEASETVVNFVPSKGSFGFVNAIEMIPEGNKMFIDSARRVGISGGFSSLNLNKRGVETMYRLNVGGSSIKPAQDSIFSRTWETDSGYMINSDAGSEIHNKSYITYATPNDTMVAPLLVYETARALTNTEVLEKRFNMSWKLEVDPDFDYLVRLHFCELLYDKPNQRIFRIYIDNKTAVENFDIFVRAGGTNKAYHEDYLDSISSKTKTLWIQLGPDTSTGSAGTDALLSGLEVFKLSRNGNLAYVQKYSDPEIKKSSRKLILWVGIGAGIASIVIPAAVCMLTICFCKKKREENGTKKTSTGWRPLFLHGSIWNSTANAKGSMSCQSPNGQLGSVRSGRRFTVTEIRAATHNFDESLVIGVGGFGKVYKGEIDDATLVAIKRSNPQSQQGLAEFETEIEMLSKLRHRHLVPLIGFCDEQNEMILVYEYMANGTLRNHLFGSDLPPLSWKQRLEVCIGAARGLHYLHTGSERGIIHRDVKTTNILLDGNFIAKMADFGLSKTGPSFEHTHVSTAVKGSFGYLDPEYFRRQHLTEKSDVYSFGVVLFEVVCARAVINPALPKDQINLAECALRCQREGSLESILDEQLKGKYSPESLMRFGEIAEKCLADEGKSRPTMGEVLWHLEYVLQLQDAWLHSNAGEHSVSSTHYLRPFDYSKSEEARAEENSDTGTPTQ